From the genome of Aphelocoma coerulescens isolate FSJ_1873_10779 chromosome 26, UR_Acoe_1.0, whole genome shotgun sequence, one region includes:
- the LOC138098827 gene encoding tubulin alpha-1C chain-like isoform X1, with amino-acid sequence MRECISVHVGQAGVQIGNACWELYCLEHGIQPDGNMPSDKTIGGGDDSFNTFFSETGAGKHVPRAVFVDLEPAVIDEVRNGTYRQLFHPEQLISGKEDAANNYARGHYTVGKEIIDLVLERIRKLSDQCTGLQGFLIFHSFGGGTGSGFTSLLMERLSVDYGKKSKLEFAIYPAPQVSTAVVEPYNSILTTHTTLEHSDCAFMVDNEAIYDICRRNLDIERPTYTNLNRLIGQIVSSITASLRFDGALNVDLTEFQTNLVPYPRIHFPLVTYSPIISAEKAYHEQLSVSEITNACFEPSNQMVKCDPRHGKYMACCMLYRGDVVPKDVNAAIAAIKTKRSIQFVDWCPTGFKVGINYQPPTVVPGGDLAKVQRAVCMLSNTTAIAEAWARLDHKFDLMYAKRAFVHWYVGEGMEEGEFSEAREDLAALEKDYEEVGTDSMDGEDEGEEY; translated from the exons ATG CGCGAGTGCATCTCTGTGCACGTGGGGCAGGCGGGCGTGCAGATCGGCAatgcctgctgggagctgtacTGCCTGGAGCACGGCATCCAGCCCGACGGCAACATGCCCAGCGACAAGACCATCGGCGGCGGGGACGACTCCTTCAACACCTTCTTCAGCGAGACGGGCGCAGGGAAGCACGTCCCGCGGGCTGTGTTTGTGGACCTTGAACCCGCGGTCATAG ATGAAGTTAGGAATGGGACATACCGGCAGCTCTTTCATCCTGAGCAACTGATATCTGGTAAAGAAGATGCTGCAAATAACTATGCTCGAGGTCACTACACAGTTGGGAAAGAGATAATTGATCTAGTTTTAGAGCGTATCAGGAAGCTG tcagaTCAGTGCACTGGCTTGCAGGGCTTCCTGATTTTCCACAGCTTTGGGGGAGGCACTGGATCTGGTTTCACCTCTCTGCTGATGGAGCGCCTCTCAGTTGActatgggaaaaaatccaaGCTGGAATTTGCCATCTACCCTGCGCCTCAGGTCTCGACAGCTGTTGTGGAGCCCTACAACTCCATCCTGACCACCCACACCACGCTGGAGCACTCTGACTGTGCCTTCATGGTTGACAATGAGGCCATCTATGACATTTGCCGTAGGAACCTGGACATTGAACGCCCCACCTACACCAACCTCAATCGCCTCATTGGTCAGATAGTATCTTCCATTACTGCTTCCCTCAGGTTCGACGGTGCCTTAAACGTGGATCTTACTGAATTCCAGACTAACCTGGTGCCTTACCCTCGGATCCACTTCCCGCTGGTGACGTACTCCCCGATTATTTCGGCAGAGAAGGCCTACCATGAGCAGCTCTCCGTGTCTGAGATCACCAACGCCTGCTTCGAGCCCTCCAACCAGATGGTGAAGTGTGACCCGCGGCACGGCAAGTACATGGCGTGCTGCATGCTGTACCGCGGCGACGTGGTGCCCAAGGACGTCAACGCCGCCATCGCCGCCATCAAGACCAAGCGTAGCATCCAGTTTGTGGACTGGTGTCCTACTGGATTTAAG GTTGGCATCAATTACCAGCCTCCCACAGTGGTTCCTGGGGGCGACCTGGCCAAAGTCCAGCGGGCAGTCTGCATGCTGAGCAATACCACGGCCATTGCCGAGGCCTGGGCTCGCCTGGACCACAAGTTTGACCTGATGTATGCCAAACGTGCCTTTGTTCACTGGTATGTTGGAGAAGGGATGGAGGAGGGGGAGTTCTCAGAGGCTCGGGAAGATTTGGCTGCGCTTGAGAAAGATTATGAAGAAGTGGGCACAGACTCAATGGATGGAGAAGATGAAGGTGAAGAATATTAA
- the LOC138098827 gene encoding tubulin alpha-1C chain-like isoform X2: MPSDKTIGGGDDSFNTFFSETGAGKHVPRAVFVDLEPAVIDEVRNGTYRQLFHPEQLISGKEDAANNYARGHYTVGKEIIDLVLERIRKLSDQCTGLQGFLIFHSFGGGTGSGFTSLLMERLSVDYGKKSKLEFAIYPAPQVSTAVVEPYNSILTTHTTLEHSDCAFMVDNEAIYDICRRNLDIERPTYTNLNRLIGQIVSSITASLRFDGALNVDLTEFQTNLVPYPRIHFPLVTYSPIISAEKAYHEQLSVSEITNACFEPSNQMVKCDPRHGKYMACCMLYRGDVVPKDVNAAIAAIKTKRSIQFVDWCPTGFKVGINYQPPTVVPGGDLAKVQRAVCMLSNTTAIAEAWARLDHKFDLMYAKRAFVHWYVGEGMEEGEFSEAREDLAALEKDYEEVGTDSMDGEDEGEEY, encoded by the exons ATGCCCAGCGACAAGACCATCGGCGGCGGGGACGACTCCTTCAACACCTTCTTCAGCGAGACGGGCGCAGGGAAGCACGTCCCGCGGGCTGTGTTTGTGGACCTTGAACCCGCGGTCATAG ATGAAGTTAGGAATGGGACATACCGGCAGCTCTTTCATCCTGAGCAACTGATATCTGGTAAAGAAGATGCTGCAAATAACTATGCTCGAGGTCACTACACAGTTGGGAAAGAGATAATTGATCTAGTTTTAGAGCGTATCAGGAAGCTG tcagaTCAGTGCACTGGCTTGCAGGGCTTCCTGATTTTCCACAGCTTTGGGGGAGGCACTGGATCTGGTTTCACCTCTCTGCTGATGGAGCGCCTCTCAGTTGActatgggaaaaaatccaaGCTGGAATTTGCCATCTACCCTGCGCCTCAGGTCTCGACAGCTGTTGTGGAGCCCTACAACTCCATCCTGACCACCCACACCACGCTGGAGCACTCTGACTGTGCCTTCATGGTTGACAATGAGGCCATCTATGACATTTGCCGTAGGAACCTGGACATTGAACGCCCCACCTACACCAACCTCAATCGCCTCATTGGTCAGATAGTATCTTCCATTACTGCTTCCCTCAGGTTCGACGGTGCCTTAAACGTGGATCTTACTGAATTCCAGACTAACCTGGTGCCTTACCCTCGGATCCACTTCCCGCTGGTGACGTACTCCCCGATTATTTCGGCAGAGAAGGCCTACCATGAGCAGCTCTCCGTGTCTGAGATCACCAACGCCTGCTTCGAGCCCTCCAACCAGATGGTGAAGTGTGACCCGCGGCACGGCAAGTACATGGCGTGCTGCATGCTGTACCGCGGCGACGTGGTGCCCAAGGACGTCAACGCCGCCATCGCCGCCATCAAGACCAAGCGTAGCATCCAGTTTGTGGACTGGTGTCCTACTGGATTTAAG GTTGGCATCAATTACCAGCCTCCCACAGTGGTTCCTGGGGGCGACCTGGCCAAAGTCCAGCGGGCAGTCTGCATGCTGAGCAATACCACGGCCATTGCCGAGGCCTGGGCTCGCCTGGACCACAAGTTTGACCTGATGTATGCCAAACGTGCCTTTGTTCACTGGTATGTTGGAGAAGGGATGGAGGAGGGGGAGTTCTCAGAGGCTCGGGAAGATTTGGCTGCGCTTGAGAAAGATTATGAAGAAGTGGGCACAGACTCAATGGATGGAGAAGATGAAGGTGAAGAATATTAA